Proteins from a genomic interval of Mycobacterium conspicuum:
- a CDS encoding SDR family NAD(P)-dependent oxidoreductase encodes MSGRLADRVAIVTGASRGLGRAIALALAAEGAAVAVVGRTEQVWNDRLPGTIGETVADIEAAGGRAVAVRADLTDRDDVARLVSEARDSLGPIAILINNAAFTAPGRPPVPGAERPAKPQKPPGAAKPGWPGFVSTPLAAYRRHFEIAVFAAYELMQLVCPDMIAAGGGSVINITSVASRLPGDGPYADRSGGVLPGYGGSKAALEHLTQCAAFDLADHNIAVNALSPSKPILTPGLAYYAREFDETASAEEFAAAAVRLALVDPGAVTGRTIGHLEVLDGSFRPFTLG; translated from the coding sequence GGCTTGCGGACCGGGTCGCGATCGTCACCGGAGCCAGCCGCGGCCTGGGCCGCGCGATCGCGTTGGCGCTGGCGGCCGAGGGCGCGGCGGTGGCCGTCGTCGGGCGCACCGAACAGGTGTGGAACGACCGGTTGCCCGGGACCATCGGCGAGACGGTCGCCGATATCGAGGCGGCCGGCGGGCGCGCGGTCGCAGTGCGCGCCGATCTGACCGACCGCGACGATGTCGCCCGCTTGGTTTCGGAGGCGCGAGATTCCTTGGGCCCCATCGCAATCCTGATCAACAATGCGGCGTTCACCGCGCCCGGCCGGCCGCCGGTGCCCGGTGCCGAACGACCCGCTAAGCCGCAGAAGCCGCCCGGCGCCGCCAAGCCCGGCTGGCCGGGCTTCGTCAGCACGCCACTGGCCGCCTACCGCCGGCATTTCGAGATCGCGGTGTTCGCGGCCTACGAACTGATGCAGCTGGTGTGCCCGGACATGATCGCCGCCGGGGGTGGTTCGGTCATCAACATCACGTCGGTGGCATCGCGGTTGCCCGGCGACGGCCCCTACGCCGACCGCAGCGGCGGGGTGCTGCCCGGGTATGGCGGCTCAAAGGCCGCCCTCGAGCATCTCACCCAGTGCGCCGCGTTCGATCTTGCCGACCACAACATCGCGGTGAACGCGCTGTCGCCGTCGAAACCGATCCTCACCCCGGGCCTGGCGTACTACGCCCGCGAGTTCGACGAGACCGCCTCCGCGGAGGAGTTCGCCGCGGCGGCGGTGCGGCTGGCGCTGGTGGACCCGGGCGCGGTCACCGGGCGCACCATCGGTCATCTCGAGGTACTCGACGGCAGCTTTCGGCCGTTCACACTCGGCTAG
- a CDS encoding 13E12 repeat family protein translates to MGFVSGAAARERMAAALDAIDAAHDALRETSSDLVGSSFRVQVAERLETQERVNRGLMYRIFAEIADPPDETGFVPAVRDTLWARLRITPGEITRRFKLAARIRPRRSLTGPPLPAPLPELAAAVQAGDVGEDHIRVVCRALDVLPASVAPAEVANAERRLVEHAGRVDAKVVERLGQRIADYLNPDGVFTDADRARRRGLHLGPQGPDDMSRISGWIDPEARAYFEAVEAAVRPGRHQPDDTERDQRTPAQRCHDAFKLGMHHAIASGQLGVHRGHPVTVVVTTTMAELNQAAHAVADPTIAMPAPARTGGGSRLPMPDLIRMAASAIHYLAVFDDHTQRPLYLGRQKRLATADQRLICHARDRGCTRPNCLVPGYRCEVHHCPDWAHGGRTDADKLFFACGCDHAATSRGDLHTQITNTGRLGWTTGNEPPQINHAHHPDELLRDDPDP, encoded by the coding sequence ATGGGCTTTGTCAGCGGCGCAGCGGCACGAGAGCGGATGGCTGCTGCCCTGGATGCGATCGACGCCGCCCACGATGCGCTGCGGGAGACGTCTTCGGATCTGGTCGGCAGTTCGTTCCGCGTGCAGGTAGCCGAGCGGCTGGAGACTCAGGAGCGGGTTAACCGCGGTCTGATGTATCGGATCTTCGCCGAGATCGCCGATCCGCCCGACGAGACCGGGTTCGTGCCGGCAGTACGGGACACGTTGTGGGCGCGGCTGCGGATCACTCCGGGGGAGATCACGCGCCGGTTTAAGCTGGCCGCGCGCATTCGACCGCGGCGCTCGCTGACCGGTCCGCCGCTGCCCGCGCCGCTGCCCGAGCTGGCCGCCGCCGTGCAGGCCGGCGACGTCGGCGAGGACCACATCCGGGTTGTGTGCCGCGCCCTGGATGTGCTGCCGGCCAGCGTGGCGCCCGCCGAGGTGGCCAACGCCGAGCGCCGCCTGGTCGAACACGCTGGCCGCGTGGACGCCAAAGTCGTCGAACGACTCGGCCAGCGCATCGCCGACTACCTCAACCCCGACGGTGTGTTCACCGACGCCGACCGCGCCCGCCGCCGCGGCTTGCATTTGGGCCCGCAAGGCCCCGATGACATGTCGCGGATCAGCGGATGGATCGACCCCGAAGCCCGCGCCTACTTCGAAGCCGTCGAGGCCGCCGTACGGCCCGGCCGCCACCAACCCGACGACACCGAGCGCGACCAGCGCACCCCCGCACAACGCTGCCACGACGCCTTCAAACTCGGCATGCACCACGCCATCGCCTCCGGGCAGCTCGGTGTGCACCGCGGCCACCCGGTGACTGTGGTGGTCACCACCACCATGGCCGAGCTCAACCAAGCCGCCCACGCCGTCGCCGACCCCACCATCGCCATGCCCGCACCCGCGCGCACCGGCGGCGGCTCGCGGCTACCCATGCCCGATCTGATCCGCATGGCCGCCAGCGCGATTCACTACCTAGCGGTCTTCGACGACCACACCCAACGCCCGCTGTACCTGGGCCGGCAAAAACGCCTCGCCACCGCCGACCAACGACTCATCTGCCATGCCCGCGACCGCGGCTGCACCCGACCCAACTGCCTGGTGCCCGGCTACCGCTGCGAAGTCCACCACTGCCCAGACTGGGCACACGGCGGCCGCACCGACGCCGACAAACTCTTCTTCGCCTGCGGCTGCGACCACGCCGCCACCAGCCGCGGCGACCTGCACACCCAAATCACCAACACCGGACGCCTCGGCTGGACCACCGGCAACGAACCACCCCAAATCAACCACGCCCACCACCCCGACGAACTCCTCCGCGACGACCCCGACCCCTAG
- a CDS encoding DUF4129 domain-containing protein — protein MDKPTGRVVALIVLLIAAAAALRGYLPAQAHAPLSSAGGNRAAMMFVIAALAGTLALMTVAIIARLRDPRAVAPTTFDVSDMLGGGRGRPSWRVLLIGFAVIAAWLVIAMLLAHLFVPHEVAPAPPPSQSATTAPPHPTVPAPTPHPHNDPGDMIGVLLASAVPLLLIIVAAAVINTRRRFGRPAQGISTGEGVAGQAPAQHPELLVRAAEVGLAEIADLSREPREAIIACYAAMERELANVPGAAPQDFDTPTEVLARAVHRHALHADNAVQLVNLFEEARFSPHVMNEGHRQVAVRVLQLVLDELAVSVP, from the coding sequence ATGGACAAGCCGACGGGACGCGTCGTCGCCCTGATCGTGCTGCTGATCGCCGCCGCCGCCGCCCTGCGCGGCTACCTTCCCGCCCAGGCCCATGCGCCGCTCTCGTCCGCGGGTGGCAACCGGGCCGCAATGATGTTCGTGATCGCGGCCCTGGCCGGGACGCTCGCCCTGATGACCGTCGCGATCATCGCGCGCCTGCGCGACCCGCGTGCGGTGGCGCCCACCACCTTCGATGTATCCGACATGCTCGGTGGCGGCCGGGGTCGGCCGAGCTGGCGGGTGCTGTTGATCGGGTTCGCGGTGATCGCGGCCTGGTTGGTGATCGCGATGCTGCTGGCGCACCTATTCGTGCCGCACGAGGTTGCGCCGGCGCCGCCGCCGTCCCAATCGGCTACGACGGCGCCGCCGCATCCCACCGTCCCGGCGCCGACGCCCCACCCGCACAACGATCCCGGGGACATGATCGGAGTCCTGCTTGCGAGCGCGGTCCCGCTGCTGCTGATCATCGTCGCGGCGGCGGTGATCAATACCAGGCGGCGGTTTGGCCGCCCGGCGCAGGGCATCAGCACCGGTGAGGGCGTCGCGGGGCAGGCGCCCGCCCAACATCCGGAGTTACTTGTCCGCGCAGCGGAAGTCGGGCTCGCGGAAATTGCCGACCTCAGCCGCGAACCGCGGGAGGCGATCATCGCCTGTTACGCGGCGATGGAACGTGAACTCGCCAACGTGCCGGGGGCGGCCCCCCAGGACTTCGATACGCCCACCGAGGTGCTGGCCCGTGCGGTGCATCGCCATGCGCTGCATGCCGATAACGCCGTTCAGCTGGTGAACCTGTTCGAGGAGGCGCGGTTTAGCCCGCACGTCATGAACGAGGGACATCGTCAGGTGGCGGTGCGCGTGCTGCAACTTGTCCTCGACGAACTCGCGGTGAGCGTGCCATGA
- a CDS encoding AAA family ATPase, which translates to MPAATTTAHCEAVLDEIERAVVGKRSALTLILTAVLARGHVLIEDLPGLGKTLIARSFAAALGLEFTRVQFTPDLLPADLLGSTVYDMQSGRFAFRRGPIFTNLLLADEINRTPPKTQAALLEAMAEGQVSIDGETHKLPKPFVVLATDNPIEYEGTYPLPEAQLDRFAIRLELRYLSESDETLMLRRRLERGSGEPTVNQVVDAHDLLAMRESVEQVTVHDDVLNYVVSLATATRHHPQVAVGASPRAELDLVQLARARALLLGRDYVVPEDVKALAVPAVAHRITLRPEMWVRKIQGADVVGELLRRLPVPRTG; encoded by the coding sequence ATGCCCGCTGCAACGACCACCGCCCACTGCGAGGCCGTGCTCGACGAGATCGAACGCGCCGTGGTGGGGAAGCGCTCCGCGCTCACACTGATCCTCACCGCCGTGCTGGCGCGGGGCCACGTGCTCATCGAAGATCTGCCCGGCCTCGGCAAGACGCTGATCGCGCGGTCGTTTGCCGCCGCGTTGGGTCTTGAGTTCACCCGGGTCCAGTTCACGCCCGATCTGCTGCCGGCGGACCTGCTCGGTTCGACCGTCTACGACATGCAGTCGGGCCGTTTCGCGTTCCGGCGAGGACCCATCTTCACCAACCTGCTGCTCGCGGACGAGATCAACCGCACGCCGCCGAAGACGCAGGCGGCGTTGCTGGAGGCGATGGCCGAAGGGCAGGTGAGCATCGACGGCGAAACGCACAAGCTGCCCAAGCCTTTCGTCGTCCTGGCCACCGACAACCCGATCGAGTACGAGGGGACCTATCCGTTACCCGAGGCGCAGCTGGATCGGTTCGCGATCCGGCTGGAACTGCGATACCTCTCCGAGAGCGACGAGACCTTGATGCTGCGCCGCCGCCTGGAGCGCGGATCGGGCGAGCCGACGGTGAATCAAGTGGTGGACGCGCACGACCTGCTGGCGATGCGCGAGTCGGTCGAGCAGGTCACGGTGCACGACGACGTGCTGAACTACGTGGTGTCGCTGGCCACCGCTACCCGCCATCACCCGCAGGTCGCCGTCGGCGCCAGCCCGCGAGCCGAACTCGACTTGGTTCAGCTCGCCCGCGCGCGTGCCCTGCTACTCGGCCGGGACTATGTGGTCCCCGAAGACGTCAAGGCGCTCGCCGTTCCCGCTGTCGCCCACCGGATTACGTTGCGTCCGGAGATGTGGGTGCGAAAGATTCAGGGTGCCGATGTCGTCGGCGAGCTGTTGCGTCGCCTGCCCGTGCCCCGAACCGGGTAA
- a CDS encoding DUF58 domain-containing protein: MIETHEAEVRWSASPLTRTLATCVGVALAVAVIGARWQLIAFAAPLLGVLCSISWQRPVPKILVHAEPDSQRCFEGEQVRVRVWVTLAGEASGTAAVRLDIEVVEGMQIELLNTQPGPAKAVAVVAHRWGRYPIRARTEVTARGGLLAGTATVDTATVIVFPLTPPQATSLPQTELLDRLGAHLTRHTGPGVEYADIRPYVPGDQLRAVNWPVSARRGRLHVTQRLTDRAADVIVLIDTYQQPPGPATEATERIVRGAAQVVQTALRNGDRAGMVALGGNRPRWLGADIGQRQFYRVLDTVLGAGDQFESTTGTLAPRAAVPPGAIVIAFSTLLDTEFALALIDLRKRGHVVVAVDILDSSPFDGEQDPLVDRMWALQRSAMYRDMATIGVDVISWQGDRGLEQSMGVLPNRGRRVRGRR, translated from the coding sequence GTGATCGAAACCCACGAAGCCGAGGTGCGTTGGAGCGCATCACCCCTGACCCGGACGTTGGCTACCTGCGTGGGCGTGGCGCTGGCCGTCGCGGTGATCGGTGCGCGGTGGCAACTAATCGCGTTCGCGGCTCCGCTGCTCGGCGTGCTGTGCTCGATCAGCTGGCAGCGCCCGGTACCCAAGATCCTGGTGCATGCGGAACCCGATTCGCAGCGATGCTTCGAAGGCGAACAGGTCAGGGTGAGGGTGTGGGTCACCCTGGCGGGCGAGGCGAGCGGCACGGCGGCGGTGCGGCTCGACATCGAGGTCGTCGAGGGAATGCAGATCGAACTTCTAAATACCCAACCCGGACCGGCCAAAGCCGTTGCGGTGGTGGCACACCGGTGGGGCCGATACCCAATCCGGGCGCGCACGGAAGTGACGGCACGCGGTGGGCTGCTGGCCGGGACGGCGACCGTCGACACGGCGACGGTGATCGTGTTTCCGTTGACGCCGCCGCAGGCGACATCGCTGCCGCAGACCGAATTGCTCGACCGCCTGGGCGCCCATCTCACCCGGCATACCGGCCCGGGTGTCGAATACGCCGACATTCGGCCCTACGTGCCGGGCGATCAACTTCGGGCGGTGAACTGGCCGGTGAGCGCCCGCCGCGGCCGACTGCACGTGACGCAGCGGCTGACCGACCGGGCCGCCGACGTGATCGTGTTGATCGACACCTATCAGCAGCCCCCGGGACCGGCGACAGAGGCCACCGAACGGATCGTGCGGGGCGCCGCGCAGGTGGTGCAGACCGCGCTGCGCAACGGTGACCGTGCGGGCATGGTCGCCCTCGGCGGCAACCGGCCGCGATGGTTGGGCGCCGACATCGGGCAGCGCCAGTTCTATCGCGTGCTCGACACCGTGCTCGGCGCTGGTGATCAATTCGAAAGCACCACAGGAACACTGGCGCCACGCGCGGCCGTTCCCCCGGGAGCGATCGTCATCGCGTTCTCCACCCTGCTGGATACGGAGTTCGCACTGGCCCTGATCGACCTCCGCAAACGCGGTCACGTCGTGGTCGCCGTCGACATTCTCGACAGCTCCCCATTCGACGGCGAGCAGGATCCCCTGGTGGATCGGATGTGGGCGCTGCAGCGGTCGGCCATGTATCGCGACATGGCCACCATCGGGGTGGACGTCATTTCCTGGCAGGGGGATCGCGGCTTGGAACAGTCGATGGGCGTGCTGCCCAACCGCGGCCGCCGGGTACGGGGACGCCGATAG
- the nuoN gene encoding NADH-quinone oxidoreductase subunit NuoN has product MTLPTPSVEYFLLCPILIVFSVAVVGVLVEAFVPRSARYGAQVSLALGGSIAAFIAVIEVWRALPASGRQAVLGAVAIDRPALFLQGTLLLVTVMAVIFMAERTHTANAKVAAAVASSGGLDSFTPQASAVPDSDAEREAQRAGAAQTELFPLAMLSVGGMMVFPASNDLLTMFVALEVLSLPLYLMCGLARHRRLLSQESAMKYFLLGAFSSAFFLYGVALLYGATGTLTLTGVRDALAAHGDTSMALVGVALLSVGLLFKVGAVPFHSWIPDVYQGAPTPVTGFMAAATKVAAFGALLRVVYVALPPLHEQWRPVLWAIAILTMAVGTITAVNQTDVKRMLAYSSVAHVGFILTGVIADNAAGLAATLFYLVAYSFSTVGAFAIVGLVRNTDGEEDATLSHWAGLGQRSPIVGVMLSMFLLAFAGIPLTSGFISKFSVFKAAAQGGAVPLVIIGVISSAVAAYFYVRVIVSMFFNEASDATPQVVAPSTLSKTAIAVCAVVTLELGILPQPVLDLADHAAQLLH; this is encoded by the coding sequence ATGACCCTGCCGACCCCGAGCGTCGAGTACTTCCTGCTGTGCCCCATCCTGATCGTCTTTTCCGTCGCGGTGGTGGGCGTGCTGGTCGAGGCCTTCGTGCCGCGTTCCGCCCGCTACGGCGCGCAGGTCAGCCTGGCGTTGGGCGGATCGATCGCGGCGTTCATCGCGGTCATCGAGGTCTGGCGGGCGCTTCCCGCTTCGGGTCGTCAAGCGGTGCTGGGCGCCGTGGCCATCGATCGACCTGCCCTGTTCCTGCAGGGAACCCTGCTGCTGGTCACCGTCATGGCCGTCATCTTCATGGCCGAGCGCACGCACACCGCCAACGCCAAAGTCGCTGCGGCCGTGGCCAGTTCGGGGGGATTGGATTCGTTTACCCCGCAGGCCTCCGCGGTGCCCGACAGCGACGCCGAACGCGAGGCGCAGCGGGCGGGAGCGGCGCAGACCGAGCTCTTCCCGCTGGCCATGCTGTCCGTCGGCGGGATGATGGTTTTCCCCGCATCCAACGACCTGTTGACGATGTTCGTCGCGCTGGAGGTCCTGTCGCTTCCGCTCTATCTGATGTGCGGGCTGGCCCGGCATCGCAGGCTGCTGTCGCAGGAATCGGCGATGAAATACTTTCTGCTGGGCGCGTTCTCGTCGGCGTTCTTCCTTTACGGCGTCGCGTTGCTGTACGGCGCGACCGGGACGCTGACCCTGACCGGTGTCCGGGATGCGTTGGCTGCGCACGGCGACACCTCGATGGCGTTGGTCGGCGTGGCGCTGCTGTCGGTCGGACTGCTGTTCAAGGTCGGCGCGGTGCCGTTCCACTCCTGGATTCCCGACGTCTATCAGGGCGCACCGACGCCGGTCACCGGCTTCATGGCGGCGGCCACCAAGGTCGCGGCGTTCGGGGCACTGCTGCGCGTGGTCTACGTCGCGCTGCCGCCGCTGCATGAGCAATGGCGACCGGTGCTGTGGGCGATCGCGATCCTGACCATGGCGGTCGGCACCATCACCGCGGTCAATCAGACCGACGTCAAGCGGATGCTGGCGTATTCTTCGGTCGCCCACGTGGGCTTCATCCTCACCGGTGTCATCGCCGACAACGCGGCGGGCCTGGCGGCGACGCTGTTCTACCTGGTCGCCTACAGCTTCAGCACGGTCGGCGCGTTCGCCATCGTCGGCCTGGTCCGCAACACCGACGGTGAGGAGGACGCCACCCTGTCCCACTGGGCCGGGCTCGGTCAACGCTCTCCCATTGTGGGCGTGATGCTTTCGATGTTTCTGCTGGCTTTTGCCGGCATCCCGCTGACCAGTGGATTCATCAGCAAGTTCTCCGTGTTCAAGGCCGCCGCGCAGGGCGGCGCGGTGCCACTGGTCATCATCGGTGTGATCTCCAGCGCGGTGGCGGCCTACTTCTACGTGCGGGTGATCGTGTCGATGTTCTTCAACGAGGCATCCGACGCCACACCTCAGGTGGTGGCGCCCAGCACGCTGAGCAAGACCGCCATCGCGGTGTGCGCCGTGGTCACCCTGGAGCTGGGCATCCTGCCGCAGCCGGTGCTCGACCTGGCCGACCACGCCGCCCAGCTGCTGCATTAG
- a CDS encoding NADH-quinone oxidoreductase subunit M — protein MNSHLPWLSVLWLVPLAASLLIILLPPSQRQLAKWTGLVASVLTLAVAIAVTVGFDKHGATYQFVESHRWIPAFGAGYTLGVDGIAVILVLLTAVLIPLLLVAGWNDGGERDNRGVQAYVALTLAIESMVLISVIALDVLLFYVFFEAMLIPMYFLIGGFGKGSRRSRAAVKFLLYNLFGGLIMLAAVIGLYVVTAQHGSGTFDFREIVTGIATGRFAGVDPAVFKALFLGFMFAFAIKAPLWPLHRWLPDACVEATPATAVLITAVMDKVGTFGMLRYCLQLFPDASTYFRPLIVTLAIIGVIYGAIVAIGQTDMMRLIAYTSISHFGFIIAGIFVMTTQGQSGSTLYMLNHGLSTAAVFLIAGFLIARGGSRSIADYGGVQKVAPILAGTFLVSSMATLSLPGLAPFVSEFLVLLGTFNRYWLAAAFGATALVLAAIYMLWLYQRMMTGPVAKRSEGIVDLKARELIVVAPLIALLLILGVYPKPLLEVINPAVDHTMTTTGQHDPAPRVPVGIPRTAEGPHR, from the coding sequence GTGAATTCCCACCTGCCCTGGCTCAGCGTGCTGTGGCTGGTGCCGTTGGCCGCGTCGCTGCTGATCATCCTGCTGCCCCCGTCGCAGCGGCAGCTGGCCAAGTGGACCGGTCTGGTGGCCAGCGTGCTGACGCTCGCGGTGGCGATCGCCGTCACGGTCGGCTTCGACAAACACGGCGCCACCTACCAATTCGTCGAATCCCACCGGTGGATACCGGCTTTCGGCGCCGGCTACACGCTGGGCGTGGACGGCATCGCGGTGATCCTGGTGCTGCTGACCGCCGTGCTGATCCCGCTGCTGCTGGTGGCCGGCTGGAACGACGGCGGCGAACGCGACAACCGGGGCGTGCAGGCCTACGTGGCCTTGACGCTGGCCATCGAGTCGATGGTGCTGATCTCGGTGATCGCGCTGGACGTGCTGCTGTTCTACGTGTTCTTCGAGGCCATGCTGATCCCGATGTACTTCCTCATCGGCGGCTTCGGCAAGGGCTCGCGCCGGTCTCGCGCCGCGGTGAAGTTCCTGCTGTACAACCTGTTCGGCGGCCTGATCATGCTGGCCGCGGTGATCGGGCTGTACGTGGTGACGGCACAGCACGGCTCGGGCACGTTCGACTTCCGCGAAATTGTGACCGGCATCGCGACGGGCCGGTTCGCCGGTGTGGACCCCGCGGTGTTCAAGGCGCTGTTCTTGGGCTTCATGTTCGCGTTCGCGATCAAGGCTCCGCTGTGGCCGCTGCACCGCTGGCTACCCGACGCGTGCGTCGAGGCGACCCCGGCGACCGCGGTGTTGATCACCGCGGTGATGGACAAGGTCGGCACCTTCGGCATGCTGCGCTATTGCCTGCAGCTGTTTCCCGACGCCTCAACGTATTTCCGCCCGCTGATCGTGACGCTGGCGATCATCGGCGTGATCTACGGCGCGATCGTGGCGATCGGCCAGACCGACATGATGCGCCTGATCGCCTACACCTCGATCTCGCACTTCGGGTTCATCATCGCGGGCATCTTCGTGATGACCACGCAGGGCCAAAGCGGTTCGACGCTCTACATGCTCAACCACGGCCTGTCCACGGCGGCCGTCTTCCTGATCGCGGGATTCCTGATCGCCCGGGGCGGCAGCCGGTCCATCGCCGACTACGGCGGCGTGCAAAAGGTGGCGCCCATCCTGGCGGGCACCTTCCTGGTCTCGTCGATGGCGACGCTCTCGCTGCCCGGCCTCGCGCCCTTCGTCAGCGAATTCCTGGTCCTGCTGGGCACTTTCAACCGCTACTGGTTGGCCGCGGCGTTCGGTGCCACCGCTCTGGTGCTCGCGGCGATCTACATGCTGTGGCTCTACCAGCGGATGATGACCGGCCCAGTGGCCAAGCGCAGTGAGGGCATCGTCGACCTGAAGGCACGCGAATTGATTGTGGTGGCGCCGCTTATCGCGCTGTTGTTGATTCTGGGCGTCTACCCCAAACCGCTGCTGGAGGTCATCAACCCCGCGGTGGACCACACCATGACTACCACCGGCCAGCATGATCCCGCGCCACGGGTACCGGTCGGAATTCCCCGGACAGCCGAAGGACCGCACCGATGA
- the nuoL gene encoding NADH-quinone oxidoreductase subunit L, whose product MTQYSWLLVALPLAGAAILLFGGRRTDPWGHWLGCAAALGAFGVGAALLSDLLGRSGGDRTIHQTLFSWVPVNQLQVDFGLQIDQLSICFVLLISGVGSLIHIYSVAYMAEDTDRRRFFGYLNLFLASMLLLVLADNYLVLYVGWEGVGLASYLLIGFWYHKPTAATAAKKAFVMNRVGDAGLAVGMFVMFANFGTLSYSGVFSAAPGADQGALTAIGLLLLMGACAKSAQVPLQAWLGDAMEGPTPVSALIHAATMVTAGVYLIVRSNSLYNLSPDARLGVVIVGAVTLLFGAFIGCAKDDIKRALAASTMSQIGYMVLAAGLGPAGYAFAIMHLLTHGFFKAGLFLGSGSIIHAMHEEQNMRRYGGLRKALPITFVTFGLGYLAIIGVWPFAGFFSKDAIIEAALGSGGTQGYVLGGAALLGAGITAFYMTRVMLMTFFGEKRWAPGSHPHEAPALMTWPMILLAFGSVFSGFLFTFGDSLPRWLEPVVGVREEAAHGIPAGAVSAVALAVVAVGVLVAYRMYGGKAEIPSVAPVRVSVLTTAARNDLYGDAFNEEVFMRSGAELTDALVEVDNAGVDGSVNALAALVSRTSNRLREMETGFVRNYALSMLTGAALVAAAILAVKLW is encoded by the coding sequence ATGACTCAATACAGCTGGCTATTGGTCGCGCTGCCACTGGCGGGTGCCGCCATCTTGCTGTTCGGCGGCCGGCGCACCGACCCATGGGGTCATTGGCTGGGTTGTGCCGCCGCGCTGGGGGCGTTCGGGGTGGGCGCCGCACTGCTGTCCGACCTGCTCGGCCGCAGCGGCGGCGACCGCACCATCCACCAGACCTTGTTCAGCTGGGTGCCGGTCAACCAGCTACAGGTCGACTTCGGCTTGCAGATCGACCAACTGTCGATCTGCTTCGTGCTGTTGATCTCCGGCGTCGGGTCGCTCATCCACATCTACTCGGTCGCCTACATGGCCGAAGACACCGACCGGCGCCGCTTTTTCGGCTACCTCAACCTGTTCCTGGCCTCGATGCTGCTGTTGGTGCTCGCCGACAACTACCTGGTGCTCTACGTCGGTTGGGAGGGCGTCGGCCTGGCCTCCTACCTGCTGATCGGTTTCTGGTATCACAAGCCGACGGCGGCGACGGCCGCCAAGAAGGCCTTCGTGATGAACCGCGTCGGCGACGCGGGCCTCGCCGTCGGCATGTTCGTCATGTTCGCCAACTTCGGCACGCTGTCCTACTCCGGGGTGTTTTCCGCCGCACCCGGCGCCGACCAGGGTGCCCTGACCGCGATCGGGTTGCTGCTGCTGATGGGCGCGTGCGCCAAGTCCGCGCAGGTCCCACTGCAGGCCTGGCTGGGTGACGCCATGGAGGGCCCCACGCCGGTGTCCGCCCTGATCCACGCCGCCACCATGGTGACCGCCGGCGTCTATCTGATCGTGCGCTCCAACTCGCTCTACAACCTGTCGCCCGATGCGCGACTGGGCGTGGTCATCGTCGGCGCCGTCACGCTGCTGTTCGGGGCGTTCATCGGCTGCGCCAAGGACGACATCAAACGCGCACTGGCGGCGTCGACCATGAGCCAGATCGGCTACATGGTGCTGGCCGCCGGGTTGGGCCCGGCCGGCTACGCGTTCGCGATCATGCACCTGTTGACGCACGGCTTCTTCAAGGCCGGGCTGTTCCTCGGGTCCGGCTCGATCATCCACGCCATGCACGAAGAGCAGAACATGCGCCGCTACGGCGGACTGCGCAAGGCCCTGCCGATCACGTTCGTCACGTTCGGGCTCGGCTACCTGGCGATCATCGGGGTGTGGCCGTTCGCCGGCTTCTTCTCCAAGGACGCCATCATCGAGGCGGCGCTGGGCTCCGGCGGCACCCAAGGTTACGTGCTGGGCGGCGCCGCGCTGCTGGGTGCGGGCATCACCGCGTTCTACATGACGCGGGTGATGCTGATGACCTTCTTCGGCGAAAAGCGTTGGGCCCCGGGCAGTCACCCGCACGAGGCACCCGCCCTGATGACCTGGCCGATGATCCTGCTGGCCTTCGGTTCGGTGTTCTCCGGCTTCCTGTTCACCTTCGGTGACTCCCTGCCACGCTGGCTCGAGCCCGTCGTCGGAGTTCGGGAGGAAGCGGCTCACGGCATCCCTGCGGGGGCGGTCAGCGCCGTGGCCCTGGCTGTCGTCGCCGTCGGCGTCCTGGTGGCCTACCGGATGTACGGCGGCAAGGCGGAAATCCCAAGCGTGGCCCCGGTTCGGGTCTCGGTGCTGACGACGGCGGCCCGCAACGACCTGTACGGCGATGCCTTCAACGAGGAGGTGTTCATGCGCTCGGGCGCCGAACTGACCGACGCGCTGGTCGAAGTCGACAACGCCGGGGTGGACGGCTCGGTCAACGCGCTGGCAGCGCTGGTGAGCCGGACCTCGAATCGGCTGCGGGAGATGGAAACCGGCTTCGTGCGCAACTATGCGCTGTCCATGCTGACCGGTGCGGCCCTGGTGGCCGCCGCGATCCTGGCGGTGAAGCTGTGGTGA
- the nuoK gene encoding NADH-quinone oxidoreductase subunit NuoK — MNPANYLYLSALLFTIGAAGVLLRRNAIVMFMCVELMLNAVNLAFVTFARLHGHLDGQMIAFFTMVVAACEVVIGLAIIMTIFRARKSASVDDANLLKG, encoded by the coding sequence ATGAATCCGGCCAATTACCTGTACCTTTCGGCCCTGCTGTTCACCATCGGGGCCGCCGGCGTGCTGTTGCGGCGCAACGCCATCGTCATGTTCATGTGCGTCGAGCTGATGCTCAACGCCGTCAACCTGGCCTTCGTCACCTTCGCGCGCCTGCACGGCCACCTGGACGGCCAGATGATCGCGTTCTTCACCATGGTGGTGGCCGCGTGCGAGGTCGTCATCGGCCTGGCCATCATCATGACGATTTTCCGTGCCCGCAAATCGGCGTCCGTCGACGACGCGAATCTACTCAAAGGCTAG